A segment of the Kazachstania africana CBS 2517 chromosome 2, complete genome genome:
ttttttttggtcttCCTCCTGCCTCTCCATGTCGTTCTTTCACGACCAAACACTCATTTTGCATCTTAGCTCATCTAAAAAAGCTTAACACCACCTTCTTTCATGCattgacattttttttagatAGATTTCTACTTGTTGCtaaattcatttatatTAATAGGACATCATCctcttttaaaaaaaaaaaagacaagaCGCTTGCTACTCATCAATAGAAATCACGGTTCCTTTCAAATCCATTGTGTACTAAAATCACCTCACATATTTTTCTCGACTCattgcaatttttcatgCAACATTGAACATCTATTGTAATTCCTAATTGTAATCATAGACCttttaaatattgaagTAATTATCCCCATTATCATaaccatcatcatcatcattgtcACAAAGAGAACTCCTTTCCCTAATATCATACTTTTGAAGATTCTGaatcaagattttgaattctttcaattttatatCACCCCATcaatattgatttgaaatccCTCATTTACTCTGGTCCTTTTTTGTCTGTTTCAACactctcttttctttaatttaaCCTAACTCCTGACGCATTCAGTATTGCTACTACGCATAAATTAGAAAGACCATTCAAGTGAGAATACTTACTTTCTATCCTTTATTCTCGTCATTAGAAATacaaaaagagaaagaaatatacAATTCGTAGCAAGACAGCACCTACTATAAAGAGATAATGCAACCAAGAACTTTCATTCATCAATTGCATTCAATTTTACAGGAACCTGATTTACATAATCTCATATGTTGGTCACCAATGgaaaataacatttttttaCTAAAACCACATGATCCAAATTTTAGTACCCAAGTACTTAAAAGGTACTTCAAACATGGAAATATTAGCAGTTTCGTTAGACAGTTACATATGTATGGTTTTCATAAATTGCCTTCTCATAACCATATGACTAATTCTACTGCTAATACTACTACTACCGCGACAACCATCAACAACAACGAcatgaattttgaaaatagagATAAAGATAAAGCATCAGTGGAATGGCATTTCACTCACCCTTCTGGCCATTTTTACAGAGATGCCGATGCTTCTactttgaataaaattcaaCGAAAATCAGCTGGCATAGGAAAAGATGGtaaaaggaaaaatgtACTGTCTCACGTCTCTGTCAGTTTTATAAATCCAACttctaaaaatttattaccaGCAACTTCAAGTGGTTTGATGAATTCGTCATCTCCTTCCTCAGTTTCCGCTTCGACAACAAGTTCTCTAAGTCTCCCATCAGGAATATCATCAACTACAAGTAGTAGCACTGTAAATAGTACTCCAATATTGtctaaaaatttaattggTCAAAATCAAGTATTCTTAAATAATCAAGAAGCTTCACACGTTGAACagcaaaatcaaattgtGTATAGGCAGGATTTACCGAAAATTAGCCAACGGCATTCCAGTTCAACTAGCTCGCTAGTCAGAAGTATTCAAAAGCCAACACCAGTTGGTTCTGCCCCTCATAATCATTCATATCCAAATATTGTGCAACAAACGTCACAAAATTCTACACCGCCGATGTTTAAAAGAGAGTTCACCTTGACATCTGCTACTTCGACGCAACCTATGTTACATTCTGTGTCTCAAGGTCAAACACCGAATATAACAGATTTAACAAGGGGTGGCACACcaaatataaaagaaaatagtcATTTTGGAGCCGAGCATGGTCAGTCTACTTATGTTTTACCTCCTCCCCAGCCTCAATCATGGCCTGTTGCTACTCAACAAACATTAACTCAAAAACAAAGTTCTCAGAATGATAACGCgtttattgatgaatttaagaaattagacttgaatattcaagaattgaaaaagtcagttacaataataacagatattttagaaaatattttcatatttgaagataatgatatGAATAATAGTcatactaataataatgataataatgataacgATACAACTACTATCAACATTTCACACAATGTGGAGCTGAAAAATAAACTAAATGAATTAAGGACATTAGCAGATACATTTCTTATTCCAGAATCCAAGACAGACCAAGAACTGatagaaattaaaaaataaaattattttgcATCATCATAATCAGCATcgttattatcattttgtGTGGATTTATAAATGATTTCTCAATCGAAAAAAATTCCTACATAGttgtaatattatatatataatacaTTTGGGAGATAGTTTTATTTCCTCTGttaaaacttttttttggcaatCGTCTttactttttcattaaGTTTATCAAACCTATACATGTAATTTCCTTACATTCACCGTTGTGAATAGGGTGGCATAATGCCACATGGCGGTTGCATATTGAAGTGTAAGAAGCTTTCGGGCAGCGGAGGGCTAGGAATCATAGGAGAAGGTGCAGGTATTAAGTATGGATATGTTGGTAGTGTTGCTACTGGTATTACTGGCATTATTTGGTTTTGCTGCAGGGTTAGTGCattaagaaattttctaTTGTATCTTGGCACACTATTACTACTAGGATTATTACCATTTACATTATCtctcttgttcttcttcaggttctttttttgtgCAAATGAAGCAGACAAAGTATtgttttcatcaatttcaaaccCATCTGTACCAAGAATAGCTCTTGATGCGTCAACTGGATTTTCGAAGCATACGAACCCATATCCTCTTGATTGACCATGAACGAGCGTACCGCTTTCACTTTCACCAATATCAACATGACTATTATTCCTACTTCCGCCAACAGTGATAACCTTTGCACTGATAATCTCCccaaattttctataaaaatcaaataattcagTATCTCTCCACTCTAATGGAATATGTTTAACGTAAAGATTGGATTCTTGTTGGTCACTCATTGGGATTGGTAGTTGATTGATGTATGGCTCTTTAAAAGTGGGAGAAATATTACCATACGCTGGCAATGGGTTGGCAGCTACGTTTCCATAATAGGAGTAGGGAGTTACTAAGTTGACATCAAAAAATCCTCCGTTTCTTGAACCAATTACCATTCTATCACCATGATTGTGGTTAtgattcttttcattatgTATTCTATTATGTACCGCTCTGTTAACAATCAACTTGCTACCATGAAACTCATAACCATTGAAACTattgattatttcaatGGCCTCTTCATGTGTCGCAACCTTGACAAAACCGTAACCTTTTAGAAGTTCAGATCTGTCGTCGACGGTATCTTCAGGAAAATAGTGAGATAGTATTTCGAAATTTGCGAATTGTTCCTTTAGTCTATCCTTGATCGTTTCTAGTATCATGCCACATGTAATGGGCTCACCATTGACAGCAACTTTTGGTaaatttccaataaatacgcatttaaaatttttggcattattattttcatcgGCATCTAGCCATTGGATACGTTCTCTTTCTTTAACATCAACATGAtaattaataaataaattggAATCATGAATTTTCTTACCATTCAAATCATTTATACAATTTGCAGCCTGTGATCCAAATTGGTAGGAAACAAAACCGTAATTCGTCTCATTATTCTTGGAGTTATTATTAGTGTCGCTAATTAGCTTGATCGATATTATTGGACCATATACTGAAAAAATAGTCGTTAGTTGGCTCAATGTAATAGCTTTATCAATCCCTccaataaataaattacCAGGATGTGATAGTGCGTTCTTGTTAAGTGAGATAGACCATCTTTGGATAAAGTCGGAATTTGAACTCAAAAGTTCAGAAACTTCTTTTGCGAAATTGCTCAATTGGtgctttcttttgaattgtACTTGATGGATAATATCATAAGACCActcttcatctttctttatgACTTCTGTATCTTCATAGGATCTGGCGAATTCAGCCGAGCCTCCCTCGAATTGATAATCATGTTCttgaatcaattgaattcttttatCATCAGGCATATATTCGAAGCTTTCAATATATACTGGGTTGACCATACTACCACCACATTTCAGTACTAAGTTTGATATTTCtgtcaaaattttacctATGACGTCGATTGGTAGATTGGGCATCCAATTGATTCTAACAATTGCTAATTTGGCATTAGACAATTGTTCCAGTTGCAGACCAACCGTACTTATCTTATTATTTTGGGATTGATATCCTGACATGGGATTGTCCTTATCATTCATTGCATCAATGCAGTTTATTAGTGAATAACTTGACTTGATTTAGCTAATCTGAAgtgaattttatttatctAGTCAATTgacttatatatacatactTATTTCGAAAccagaaaagaaatataacaataaaaattcagGAACTAAGTAAAATATACATGAATGAGTCCCATTTGAAGCCAATTAATGCTAAATTCTATATTGCATATGGGATGGGGTTAAGATCCTTCTATTTGGTCCCGgcttgaagaagaaagaaagcCAACGAATCAAGCTACGATGCTTTttctgttgaagaaatccTTCTCGATGACATTGAGAGAATTTCCACGCAGCTACGCAAAATATTCACCCTCATGTGGCCCATTTAGTATATTGAGagttatttttatatttatcgATTAGCATACGCCTAAAGCCTATTTTTGGCCAGAATTACCGTGTGGTAGCTTCTGTTACGCAAGCAATATACAAGATGTTCGGAGTGGAAAGAATTAGACCTCAGTACAACCGAATGATGACAAGAAATGattaaagaaaagtatAGTGAGAACACGACACAGACTCGGctgttttgatttttgatTAGGAGGTAAGTCAAGTAAACGGAAAATACTCAAgatattattcattattcAGAAAACTATTACGCTTCCACGGATATGCGCTGTTTTCACCCACGCAATATGTAATGCCCTCTCCTTCCATGAATTACGGGAATTTTTTTGTCAGTAACACGCATTTGAAGTTCtacaataaaaatgacGCAGCGTAGTTTCCGAAAGTTTTACTTTTTAGGCATCTCGA
Coding sequences within it:
- the MGA1 gene encoding Mga1p (similar to Saccharomyces cerevisiae MGA1 (YGR249W); ancestral locus Anc_5.77), translating into MQPRTFIHQLHSILQEPDLHNLICWSPMENNIFLLKPHDPNFSTQVLKRYFKHGNISSFVRQLHMYGFHKLPSHNHMTNSTANTTTTATTINNNDMNFENRDKDKASVEWHFTHPSGHFYRDADASTLNKIQRKSAGIGKDGKRKNVLSHVSVSFINPTSKNLLPATSSGLMNSSSPSSVSASTTSSLSLPSGISSTTSSSTVNSTPILSKNLIGQNQVFLNNQEASHVEQQNQIVYRQDLPKISQRHSSSTSSLVRSIQKPTPVGSAPHNHSYPNIVQQTSQNSTPPMFKREFTLTSATSTQPMLHSVSQGQTPNITDLTRGGTPNIKENSHFGAEHGQSTYVLPPPQPQSWPVATQQTLTQKQSSQNDNAFIDEFKKLDLNIQELKKSVTIITDILENIFIFEDNDMNNSHTNNNDNNDNDTTTINISHNVELKNKLNELRTLADTFLIPESKTDQELIEIKK
- the RIE1 gene encoding Rie1p (similar to Saccharomyces cerevisiae YGR250C; ancestral locus Anc_5.76), with amino-acid sequence MNDKDNPMSGYQSQNNKISTVGLQLEQLSNAKLAIVRINWMPNLPIDVIGKILTEISNLVLKCGGSMVNPVYIESFEYMPDDKRIQLIQEHDYQFEGGSAEFARSYEDTEVIKKDEEWSYDIIHQVQFKRKHQLSNFAKEVSELLSSNSDFIQRWSISLNKNALSHPGNLFIGGIDKAITLSQLTTIFSVYGPIISIKLISDTNNNSKNNETNYGFVSYQFGSQAANCINDLNGKKIHDSNLFINYHVDVKERERIQWLDADENNNAKNFKCVFIGNLPKVAVNGEPITCGMILETIKDRLKEQFANFEILSHYFPEDTVDDRSELLKGYGFVKVATHEEAIEIINSFNGYEFHGSKLIVNRAVHNRIHNEKNHNHNHGDRMVIGSRNGGFFDVNLVTPYSYYGNVAANPLPAYGNISPTFKEPYINQLPIPMSDQQESNLYVKHIPLEWRDTELFDFYRKFGEIISAKVITVGGSRNNSHVDIGESESGTLVHGQSRGYGFVCFENPVDASRAILGTDGFEIDENNTLSASFAQKKNLKKNKRDNVNGNNPSSNSVPRYNRKFLNALTLQQNQIMPVIPVATLPTYPYLIPAPSPMIPSPPLPESFLHFNMQPPCGIMPPYSQR